One segment of Monomorium pharaonis isolate MP-MQ-018 chromosome 6, ASM1337386v2, whole genome shotgun sequence DNA contains the following:
- the LOC105840027 gene encoding rho GTPase-activating protein conundrum yields MDREHGATYAGCDSHLLEYWEEYQKMIEETKILDDYLDEECSPRSYDEGEEEAEWLRAAGLEQLTEAWKAGREVQPEELGVALRPLSRVQAEVVKRRVRSLNHTVKQRFNQRQRIRKPDIRDVFKDVEVSSTGTRSRSATPDSLDSIRGATPENASPPSPPTVTVIEDVHQNASVPSFVSMFHRTSNEGKVTVRRTPSVPQTVLNSIPVSTPTSVPVQEIFRRTGNWSRGNVANDSEGIQLTGYHRLGTIHIARPIQRHNNDINDVANFDAESVRKLTVPKESTLRRSSGNHTAVTRSHSSLYGLTRPADGNLIARPLSRTSSHGHLSFEEMCKTNEAKSQVWSSDSLMTDDDYARQDVELLSQRDFTKLQPLLWLELTAIFDKYNIPLTRRKPNKRRRKTGNLFGVSLSTLLLRDSQLTSEENNIPLVFQKILNELTKRGIKEEGILRVGGHKQKVEIICIELETDFYCKPKEMDKLFKHTPCHDLSAVLKKLLRDLPQPLLTIELIDAFYQSHGVKNPNDLVYSLNLLVLLLPVEHRCTLEALLNFLKLVIENQASNKMSIHNVAMIVAPSLFPPRYVHPRDHTDLTAQVNMAAICCQVTEALLNNVDKLWYVPMELINQLRRQSEVDRYRKYKKKYF; encoded by the exons ATGGATAGAGAACATGGTGCTACCTATGCAGGATGTGATAGCCACCTACTCGAATACTGGGAGGAATATCAGAAAATGATAgaggaaacaaaaatattggatGATTATTTAGATGAAGAGTGCAGCCCCCGAAGTTATGAtg aaggagaagaagaagcTGAATGGTTACGTGCAGCAGGCTTAGAGCAATTAACAGAGGCATGGAAAGCAGGCAGGGAAGTGCAACCTGAAGAATTAGGAGTGGCTTTACGTCCTCTATCGCGGGTCCAAGCAGAGGTTGTGAAACGTCGCGTGAGATCACTTAACCATACAGTCAAGCAACGTTTTAATCAGCGCCAACGTATTCGCAAACCAGATATTAGAGATGTTTTTAAAGATGTAGAG gtATCCAGCACAGGTACGCGATCACGTAGTGCCACACCTGATTCTTTAGATTCAATTCGGGGCGCTACACCAGAAAACGCATCACCTCCTTCACCTCCGACAGTCACTGTGATTGAAGATGTGCATCAAAA tgCTAGTGTTCCAAGTTTTGTTTCTATGTTCCATCGAACATCAAATGAAGGAAAAGTAACGGTTCGTAGGACACCAAGTGTCCCCCAAACAGTTCTCAATTCTATTCCAGTATCTACTCCAACTTCTGTACCCgtacaagaaatttttaggaGAACTGGCAATTGGTCAAGGGGCAATGTTGCAAATGATTCtg AAGGAATTCAGTTAACCGGCTATCATAGATTAGGAACGATACACATTGCCAGGCCAATTCAAAGgcataataatgatattaatgatGTGGCAAATTTTGATGCCGAGTCAGTTAGAAAATTAACTGTACCAAAAGAATCGACTCTTCG TCGGAGTTCGGGAAATCACACAGCAGTAACGCGAAGTCACAGCAGTTTATACGGCTTGACCAGACCGGCGGATGGAAACTTAATAGCTCGTCCATTAAGTCGTACATCGTCACACGGTCATCTTAGTTTCGAAGAGATGTGTAAAACTAATGAGGCCAAATCTCAGGTGTGGTCCTCCGACAGTCTCATGACCGATGATGATTATGCTCGGCAAGATGTAGAATTGTTGTCGCAACgagattttacaaaattacagCCCCTTTTATGGCTCGAATTAACGgcgatttttgataaatataatatacctCTTACAAGACGAAAACCTAATAAGCGACGGAGGAAAA CTGGAAATTTGTTTGGCGTTTCTTTATCGACGTTACTACTTAGGGACAGTCAATTAACAAGCGAAGAGAACAACATACCACTGGTATTTCAAAAGATTCTTAATGAACTGACAAAACGTGGAATAAAAGAAGAAGGTATTCTTCGTGTTGGAGGCCATAAGCAGAAG GtggaaataatttgtatagaactagaaacagatttttattgtaaaccaAAGGAAATGGACAAGTTGTTTAAACATACTCCATGTCACGATTTGTCAGctgttttgaaaaaattattacgagaTTTGCCGCAACCTCTTCTTACTATCGAATTAATTGATGCTTTCTATCAAAGTCATG GTGTCAAGAATCCCAATGACTTAGTATATTCTCTCAATTTGTTGGTACTATTGCTGCCTGTTGAGCATCGGTGTACTTTAGAAGCATTACTGAATTTCCTGAAGCTTGTCATCGAAAATCAAGCATCGAACAAAATGTCAATACATAATGTAGCAATGATAGTGGCACCATCGCTCTTTCCACCCCGGTATGTTCATCCTCGAGATCACACTGATCTTACCGCCCAAGTTAACATGGCCGCTATATGTTGTCAAGTAACGGAAGCTCTGCTTAATAACGTCGATAAGTTATGGTATGTTCCAATGGAACTCATTAATCAATTACGGAGGCAATCCGAGGTAGATAGATATCGcaaatacaagaaaaaatatttttga